The window CGTGGAGTCCTATGTGGATGAAGTTATGCAACAGTCCAAGCCACGTTTGGAAACATATCTGGACAGCAAGGGGATTGAATACTGGCCCAGCGGAGGTAATTTTCTGTGGGTGTTCTTTGCTGATCCAGTCAGCACAGAGGCGCGCCTTCAGGCCGCAGGTATTCTCGTGCGCCCGAAGCTGGACGGAGAAGGGCGATTGGGGTTGCGTATTACCTTGGGCACGCTCGAGCAAACCGAGCACCTGCTGGCAGTGTTGGAGGGGGCTGTGGGCGTTTAGTCCGGGCGAACTATACGGCGGGCGGTTGCTAATTTTGTGGCCGCCTTTGGTGCCCGAATGGATGAGTGCAGTAATTTGGCCTGAACGCTAAAATGCAGGCGAAAAAAAACCGGCGATTGCCGGTTTTTTTATCTTAGGCTGCGAGGCCTTTGATCTGGGCATTAAGACGGCTCTTATGGCGAGCGGCCTTATTTTTGTGGATGATGCCCTTGTCAGCCATGCGATCAATAACGGGCACAGCTGCTACATAAGCTTTTTTTGCTGC of the Teredinibacter turnerae T7901 genome contains:
- the rpsT gene encoding 30S ribosomal protein S20; this translates as MANSPQAKKRARQNDKARAHNASLRSMVRTYLKKVVAAIEAGDAEAAKKAYVAAVPVIDRMADKGIIHKNKAARHKSRLNAQIKGLAA